From the Capnocytophaga sp. oral taxon 878 genome, the window CTAAAGAGCGTTGCGATGCAGGTTATGGAGTAAACGAGACTGGTGAGGCAGTATACCTTGACTTTGCTTCAGCTATTGAGCGTTATGGTAAAGAACAATGTAAGATACACGGTGTTGAAAATCCTACTAAAGAGGAAATTATCAAACGCGGTGAGAAGATAGTAGAAGCTAAGTATGGTAACCTTTTCCAAATGTACGAAAAAATCGTAGCTGAAAACCCATATAAAACGCCAATGATGATTTATCCTGCAACCCACTATACTATGGGGGGTATTTGGGTAGATTACAACTTGATGACTACTATCCCTGGTTGTTATGCTATCGGTGAGGCTAACTTCTCAGACCACGGCGCTAACCGTTTAGGGGCTTCTGCTTTGATGCAAGGTTTGGCTGATGGTTACTTTGTATTGCCTTATACTATTGGTGACTACTTGGCTGCTGATATTCGTACTGGTAAAATACCTACTGATACTCCTGAGTTTGACGAAGCTGAGCGCATAGTAAAAGAGCGTTTGGCTTACTTCATCAACAATAAAGGTACGCACTCTGTAGATTACTTCCACAAAAAACTCGGTAAAGTGATGTGGGATAAAGTAGGTATGGCGCGTAATGCTGAGGGCTTGAAAGAGGCTATCAAGGAAATACGTGAAATACGTGAAGACTTCTGGAAGAACGTAAAAGTACCAGGAGAGCTAACCGGAATGAACGTAGAGCTTGAAAAAGCAGGACGTGTGGCTGACTTCCTTGAACTTGGTGAGCTATTTGCTAAAGACGCTTTAGAGCGTAACGAGTCTTGTGGAGGTCACTTCCGTGAAGAGTATCAAACGCCTGATGGGGAAGCTCTTCGTGATGACGTAAACTATGCTTATGTAGCCGCTTGGCAGTACACAGGTAACCCTAAAGAGGTGGTGAATACTTACAACCCAAGTGAGGAGATAATGCATAAGGAAGCGCTTGAATTTAAAGATATTGAACTAAAACAACGTAGTTATAAATAGAAAGATATGGCAACAATGAACCTAACACTAAAAGTGTGGCGACAAAAAAACTCGCAAGAGAAAGGTCGTATGGTAGATTATAAAGTAACCAACATTTCAGACCATATGTCTTTTTTGGAAATGTTGGATGTACTCAATGAGCAACTCATCGAACAAGGTGAAGAACCTGTGGCTTTTGACCACGATTGCCGCGAAGGTATTTGTGGTATGTGCTCTCTCTTCATCAACGGTGAAGCCCACGGACCTGACCGTGGGGTAACTACTTGTCAGTTGCATATGCGTATGTTTAAAGATGGTGATACTATCACTATCGAACCTTGGCGCGCTACTGCTTTCCCTGTTATTAAAGACTTGATGGTAGATAGAACTGCTTTTGAACGTATTCAACAAGCAGGAGGATATATCTCTGTAAATACTTCGGGTAATACACAAGATGCTAACGCTATTCCTATTCCTAAACGCGATGCTGACCGCTCTATGGATGCTGCAGCTTGTATAGGTTGTGGTGCTTGTGTGGCTACTTGTAAAAACTCTTCAGCTATGCTGTTTGTGGCTGCTAAAGTGTCGCAATTTGCTCTCCTTCCTCAAGGTCGTGTAGAGGCTACTGAACGCGTACTGAATATGGTAAACCAAATGGAACACGAAGGTTTTGG encodes:
- a CDS encoding succinate dehydrogenase/fumarate reductase iron-sulfur subunit; protein product: MATMNLTLKVWRQKNSQEKGRMVDYKVTNISDHMSFLEMLDVLNEQLIEQGEEPVAFDHDCREGICGMCSLFINGEAHGPDRGVTTCQLHMRMFKDGDTITIEPWRATAFPVIKDLMVDRTAFERIQQAGGYISVNTSGNTQDANAIPIPKRDADRSMDAAACIGCGACVATCKNSSAMLFVAAKVSQFALLPQGRVEATERVLNMVNQMEHEGFGNCTNTGACEVECPKGISLENIARLNREYLKASIR